Proteins from a single region of Pseudodesulfovibrio portus:
- a CDS encoding class I SAM-dependent methyltransferase: MARHTKRFTEGMLDTREIIRKLELRPGLTIVDAGCGNGYMSMLFSEAVGPEGLVYALDVNAQFIKEIREEITADNIRPMVADILQPTPLADGCADVVYTATVLHSVGREKMPGVADEVRRLLTPGGLFGVVEIAKHATRFGPPQAQRYAPEELRAALPFTPVSLTYVAEHFYLQVFKVWPFAHQI, translated from the coding sequence ATGGCACGACATACGAAACGGTTTACCGAAGGCATGCTGGATACCCGGGAGATAATTCGAAAATTGGAACTTCGCCCCGGACTGACTATCGTCGATGCGGGTTGCGGCAACGGATACATGTCCATGCTGTTCAGTGAGGCAGTAGGACCTGAGGGACTGGTTTACGCATTGGACGTGAACGCACAGTTCATCAAGGAAATCCGAGAGGAAATTACCGCCGACAACATCCGGCCCATGGTGGCCGATATATTACAGCCCACTCCCCTGGCTGACGGGTGCGCTGATGTTGTCTATACCGCCACCGTCCTTCACTCCGTGGGACGGGAGAAGATGCCAGGCGTTGCCGATGAGGTCCGCCGACTGCTCACTCCCGGAGGATTGTTCGGGGTCGTGGAGATTGCCAAGCACGCCACCCGGTTCGGGCCCCCGCAAGCCCAACGTTACGCGCCGGAGGAACTGCGGGCCGCTTTGCCCTTCACGCCTGTCAGCCTGACATACGTGGCCGAGCATTTTTATCTGCAGGTGTTCAAGGTCTGGCCTTTCGCCCATCAGATATGA
- the secF gene encoding protein translocase subunit SecF — MGLQIIKPDTKIDFIGIKKIAFILSAVLILAGVTSLLIKGGPKYGIDFAGGMIVQVKIEKDTDVEVVKDALSGVELPGLVVQTLGLDGDHEYLIRTSSSDISSEDVRNRVNTALTANLDGAKYEIQRLEMVGPKVGADLRAKALEALFYAVLLIAVYISGRFEQRWTVAGVMAAALGAGVYGIGLLGLEMGWLIVAALAITVGLCWYLKLNYALGAVVALIHDVMITIGIFSILGKEFDLTIIAALLTIIGYSLNDTIIVFDRIRENTIARKGNQSFGSVINMSVNQTLSRTIMTSATTLMVVFCLFVLGGSVIHDFALALLIGVGVGTYSSIFVASPILLGFGPGSEAEAAPADA, encoded by the coding sequence ATGGGACTTCAAATAATCAAGCCTGATACCAAAATCGACTTCATCGGCATAAAGAAGATCGCCTTCATACTGTCGGCGGTACTCATATTGGCCGGTGTGACCTCGCTGCTCATCAAGGGCGGACCCAAATACGGCATCGACTTCGCAGGCGGCATGATCGTCCAGGTGAAGATCGAAAAGGATACGGACGTGGAAGTGGTCAAGGACGCCCTGAGCGGCGTTGAACTGCCCGGTCTGGTTGTTCAGACCCTCGGCCTCGACGGCGACCACGAGTACCTGATCCGCACCTCCAGTTCCGACATCTCCTCCGAAGATGTCCGGAACAGGGTCAATACCGCGCTGACCGCCAATCTGGACGGTGCCAAATACGAAATACAGCGACTGGAAATGGTCGGCCCCAAAGTGGGCGCGGATCTGCGTGCCAAGGCCCTTGAGGCGTTGTTCTACGCGGTCCTGCTCATTGCCGTGTACATCTCCGGTCGTTTCGAACAGCGCTGGACCGTTGCCGGAGTCATGGCCGCGGCCCTGGGCGCAGGCGTGTACGGCATCGGCCTGCTCGGACTGGAGATGGGCTGGCTCATCGTGGCGGCGCTGGCCATCACGGTCGGCCTGTGCTGGTACCTGAAACTCAATTACGCATTGGGAGCGGTCGTCGCGCTCATCCACGACGTGATGATCACCATCGGCATCTTCTCCATTCTGGGCAAGGAGTTCGATCTGACCATCATCGCCGCGCTGTTGACCATCATCGGCTACTCGCTCAACGACACGATCATCGTGTTCGACCGCATCCGCGAGAACACTATCGCGCGAAAGGGCAACCAGTCGTTCGGTTCGGTCATCAACATGTCCGTGAACCAGACCCTGTCGCGCACCATCATGACCTCGGCCACCACGCTGATGGTCGTGTTCTGCCTGTTCGTGCTGGGCGGGTCCGTGATCCACGACTTCGCCCTGGCCCTGCTCATCGGCGTGGGCGTCGGCACGTATTCCTCCATCTTCGTTGCCTCCCCGATCCTTCTCGGGTTCGGTCCGGGCTCCGAAGCGGAAGCTGCCCCTGCGGACGCATAG
- the secD gene encoding protein translocase subunit SecD → MQSLRYRAIGALVVLVLGLAYMLPSLPGVKDSALGNILPGDSVSLGLDLKGGINLTLGVDMDTAMDNNLARLGDDLKASAREKEIFVLRPTVLDENRIEVVLLKGEQKDAFEEVIKQYSPFAVENSTGMDDDKIKYALAVSPQYRAEIEKLTMEQAIKTIRNRIDQFGVAEPDIRRQQDNRIQVQLPGLQDPERAIKIIGQTAHLEFKMVDETADVAKAQQGILAPGRELSVLLRKLPNGEYAESPIVLKKDAVLTGDYVTDAKVLLDTWNKPYVSMTFNARGGTIFTNLTAENVNRRMAIVLDGKVYSAPVIQERISGGKASITGTFSKEEARDLAVVLRAGSLPAPVIILEQRTVGPSLGQESIDNGILSAIIGMAAVLIFMVIYYGFAGFVADIVLCLNIMLILGGLAAFGATLTLPGIAGIILTIGMAVDANVIIFERIREELRRGLSATQAVSEGYGRATLTILDANVTTVIAAVILYQFGTGPVRGFAVTLTLGIITSMFTAIFVSRILFDLYTRNRGADAKLSI, encoded by the coding sequence ATGCAAAGTTTGCGCTACAGAGCCATCGGAGCCCTGGTGGTCCTGGTTCTCGGACTGGCCTACATGCTGCCGTCCCTGCCCGGCGTCAAGGACTCCGCACTGGGCAATATCCTGCCCGGCGACTCCGTGAGCCTGGGTCTCGACCTGAAGGGCGGCATCAACCTCACTCTCGGTGTGGACATGGATACCGCCATGGACAACAACCTTGCCCGCCTGGGCGACGACCTCAAGGCCAGCGCCAGGGAAAAGGAAATATTCGTCCTGCGCCCCACGGTTCTCGACGAGAACCGCATCGAAGTGGTGCTGCTCAAGGGCGAACAGAAGGACGCCTTCGAGGAAGTCATAAAGCAATATTCGCCGTTTGCCGTGGAGAACTCCACCGGCATGGACGACGACAAGATCAAGTATGCCCTGGCCGTGTCGCCCCAGTATCGGGCTGAGATCGAAAAGCTGACCATGGAACAGGCCATCAAGACCATCCGCAACCGCATCGACCAGTTCGGTGTGGCCGAGCCTGACATCCGCCGTCAGCAGGACAATCGCATCCAGGTGCAGTTGCCCGGCCTTCAGGACCCCGAGCGGGCCATCAAGATCATCGGCCAGACCGCCCATCTCGAATTCAAGATGGTTGACGAGACCGCCGACGTGGCCAAGGCCCAGCAGGGCATCCTGGCCCCCGGTCGCGAGCTGAGCGTGCTTCTGCGCAAGCTGCCCAACGGCGAATATGCCGAGTCGCCCATCGTCCTCAAGAAGGACGCCGTGCTGACCGGCGATTACGTCACCGACGCCAAGGTGCTGCTGGATACCTGGAACAAACCTTATGTTTCCATGACCTTCAATGCGCGCGGCGGGACCATCTTCACCAACCTGACCGCCGAGAACGTCAACAGGCGCATGGCAATCGTCCTGGACGGCAAGGTCTATTCCGCGCCGGTCATCCAGGAACGCATCTCCGGCGGCAAGGCCTCCATCACCGGCACCTTCTCCAAGGAAGAAGCCCGTGACCTGGCGGTGGTGCTCCGCGCCGGTTCCCTGCCCGCACCCGTGATCATCCTGGAACAGCGTACGGTCGGCCCGTCCCTGGGCCAGGAATCCATCGACAACGGCATCCTGTCCGCCATCATCGGTATGGCCGCCGTGCTGATCTTCATGGTCATCTACTACGGATTCGCCGGTTTCGTGGCCGACATCGTCCTGTGTCTGAACATCATGCTCATCCTGGGCGGTCTGGCGGCGTTCGGCGCGACCCTGACCCTGCCGGGCATCGCGGGCATCATCCTGACCATCGGCATGGCCGTTGACGCCAACGTGATCATCTTCGAGCGCATCCGCGAGGAACTGCGACGGGGACTGTCTGCGACCCAGGCGGTATCGGAAGGCTACGGCCGGGCGACCCTGACCATCCTCGACGCCAACGTGACCACGGTCATCGCAGCCGTCATCCTGTACCAGTTCGGTACGGGCCCGGTCCGCGGATTCGCCGTGACGCTCACGCTCGGCATCATCACCTCCATGTTCACGGCCATCTTCGTGTCGCGCATCCTGTTCGACCTGTACACCAGAAACCGTGGCGCGGACGCCAAGCTGAGCATCTAG
- the yajC gene encoding preprotein translocase subunit YajC produces the protein MFFDSVAFAMAPPAGGGGEAGGLGAILGGPLPMLVLMFAIFYFLLIRPQQKKQKAHKTMLEALRKGDKVWTNGGILGTIVDIDGDNLTIEIASGVNVVIKRGFVADKDGGKAAADKK, from the coding sequence ATGTTCTTCGATTCCGTAGCCTTTGCTATGGCTCCGCCCGCAGGCGGCGGTGGCGAGGCTGGCGGCCTGGGCGCCATCCTCGGCGGCCCGCTGCCCATGCTGGTTCTCATGTTCGCCATCTTCTACTTCCTGCTCATCCGTCCGCAGCAGAAGAAGCAGAAGGCTCACAAAACCATGCTCGAAGCCCTTAGGAAGGGCGACAAGGTATGGACCAACGGCGGCATCCTCGGCACCATCGTGGACATCGACGGTGACAACCTCACCATCGAAATCGCTTCCGGCGTCAATGTCGTCATCAAGCGCGGTTTCGTCGCCGACAAAGACGGCGGCAAGGCCGCAGCCGACAAGAAGTAG
- a CDS encoding GltB/FmdC/FwdC-like GXGXG domain-containing protein, producing MAAKRKKKTLTAGRTYYRQFNEEIRALVREGVTDFTIKECNGQRYIATALEGDLTFDIYGVPGQDLGAFMRGPKVRIHNNAQDGVGNTMDDGRVIIEGIAGDVIGYAMRGGEIFIKGDVGYRVGIHMKAYLDHQPKIVVGGKAGDFLGEYMAGGIILLLGMFSDKPDAPIAGRSLGTGMHGGVIYVRGSVPEDRLGPGLTATPVDSDDLKVIEGLVKEYAKELKLDSKEILGENFVKIRPFSHRPYGNLYVPC from the coding sequence ATGGCAGCCAAGAGAAAGAAGAAGACCCTGACCGCAGGGCGCACATATTACAGGCAGTTCAACGAGGAAATCCGTGCGCTGGTGAGGGAAGGCGTGACCGACTTCACCATCAAGGAGTGCAACGGCCAGCGTTATATCGCCACGGCGCTCGAAGGAGACCTTACCTTCGACATTTACGGCGTTCCCGGCCAGGACCTGGGCGCGTTCATGCGCGGTCCCAAGGTCCGCATCCACAACAACGCCCAGGACGGGGTGGGCAATACCATGGACGACGGCCGCGTGATCATTGAAGGTATCGCGGGCGACGTCATCGGTTATGCCATGCGCGGCGGCGAGATATTCATCAAGGGCGACGTGGGCTACCGGGTCGGCATCCACATGAAGGCATACCTCGATCACCAGCCGAAAATTGTTGTCGGCGGCAAGGCCGGGGATTTCCTCGGAGAATATATGGCCGGCGGAATTATTTTGCTCTTGGGTATGTTTTCTGATAAGCCTGATGCGCCTATTGCGGGACGAAGTCTCGGAACGGGCATGCACGGCGGCGTCATCTACGTACGCGGCAGCGTCCCCGAGGATCGCCTCGGTCCGGGCCTGACCGCCACCCCCGTGGATTCCGATGATCTGAAGGTCATTGAAGGCCTGGTCAAGGAATACGCCAAAGAATTGAAGCTGGACAGCAAGGAAATTTTGGGCGAAAACTTCGTGAAAATTCGACCGTTTTCGCACAGGCCGTACGGCAACCTGTACGTTCCTTGCTAG
- a CDS encoding class II glutamine amidotransferase, translated as MKAPDKYYDFEKDISGCGIFGVIHKKRGLIPGDMPIQAMTCMHDRGNGLGGGFAAYGIYPEHADKYCFHMMCDDDAAIKGSEEMIKKYFDLHFYEPIPTRRILAIPNPPRFNRYFVTVPEKPENEFRELPEEDYIVAVVMKINTSVPGAFVVSSGKNMGAFKGVGFPEEIADFFRLEEYKAYIWTGHNRFPTNTPGWWGGAHPFTILNWSIVHNGEVSSYGINRRYLCEHDYLCTMMTDTEVVAYELDMLIRKHGLSWEMAAKVFAPPFWDEIECMDADDKELYTALRATYGPGMLNGPFAILVADNNRLMGLNDRIKLRPLLVAEKDDMIFMSSEESAVRDVCPELDRVWMPKAGEPVIVDLED; from the coding sequence ATGAAAGCACCTGATAAATATTATGATTTCGAGAAGGATATCTCCGGTTGCGGGATATTCGGCGTCATCCACAAGAAGCGGGGCCTGATCCCGGGCGACATGCCCATTCAGGCCATGACCTGCATGCATGACCGGGGCAACGGCCTGGGCGGCGGTTTCGCGGCCTACGGCATCTATCCGGAACACGCGGACAAGTACTGCTTCCACATGATGTGCGACGACGATGCGGCCATCAAGGGGTCCGAGGAGATGATCAAGAAATACTTCGATCTCCACTTCTACGAACCCATCCCCACCCGCCGCATCCTGGCCATTCCCAATCCGCCCAGGTTCAACCGGTATTTCGTGACCGTGCCCGAGAAGCCGGAAAACGAATTCCGGGAACTGCCGGAAGAGGATTACATCGTGGCCGTGGTCATGAAGATCAACACCTCCGTGCCCGGCGCGTTCGTCGTGTCTTCGGGCAAGAACATGGGCGCGTTCAAGGGCGTGGGCTTTCCCGAGGAGATCGCCGATTTCTTCCGTCTGGAGGAATACAAGGCCTACATCTGGACCGGGCACAACCGGTTCCCGACCAACACTCCGGGTTGGTGGGGCGGGGCGCACCCGTTCACCATCCTCAACTGGTCCATCGTGCACAACGGCGAAGTCTCGAGCTACGGGATCAACCGCCGCTACCTGTGCGAGCACGATTACCTGTGTACCATGATGACCGACACCGAGGTCGTGGCCTACGAGCTGGACATGCTCATCCGCAAGCACGGCCTGTCCTGGGAAATGGCGGCCAAGGTCTTTGCCCCGCCTTTCTGGGACGAGATCGAGTGCATGGATGCCGACGACAAAGAGCTGTACACGGCTCTGCGCGCAACCTACGGCCCGGGCATGCTCAACGGCCCGTTCGCCATCCTGGTTGCGGACAACAACCGGCTCATGGGGCTCAACGACCGCATCAAGCTCAGGCCGCTTCTGGTGGCCGAAAAGGACGACATGATCTTCATGTCTTCCGAAGAGTCGGCCGTGCGCGACGTGTGTCCGGAACTGGACCGCGTCTGGATGCCCAAGGCGGGCGAACCCGTCATCGTGGACCTGGAGGACTAA
- a CDS encoding NAD(P)/FAD-dependent oxidoreductase: protein MKYVIIGNGIASIGAIEGIRKVDTENEILVIGAEDSPAYGRPLISYLLAGKIGPDRLALRPQEFYEKSNVSLKLGTRVESIDAQAKTVTTDKGESIGFENLLIATGGIPFTPPIPGLEGKGVYNFTNLAHAQTLISKAKEIKRAVVIGGGLIGLKAGESLFDRGVDVTILELSPRILSLAFDENAASLAGSRLEEVGLHVRCGVSAKEIQRDTEGNLKGVHLTDGDFLQCDVVVIAIGVVPNYDLAKDSGIDVDRGIKVNDHMRTSADSVFAAGDVAQAKDLLFGDDRVIPIWTNAYNQGFCAGKNMAGADITFTGSLAMNSISFYGLPTISVGTVNPPEGDDAYEIAVSLDEKKKSYRKLVFHNDHLVGYVLVGDIDMAGMYTAFVKFQMPVPEDAKKQIMAGEPDVLMWPDDFFKDTWNPGVVEPD, encoded by the coding sequence ATGAAATACGTCATCATCGGCAACGGTATCGCCTCCATCGGAGCCATCGAGGGCATCCGCAAGGTGGACACCGAAAACGAAATCCTGGTCATCGGCGCGGAGGATTCCCCGGCCTACGGCCGCCCGCTCATTTCATACCTGCTGGCGGGCAAGATCGGACCGGACCGGCTGGCCCTGCGTCCGCAGGAGTTCTACGAGAAGAGCAACGTCTCCCTCAAACTCGGCACCCGCGTTGAGTCCATCGACGCCCAGGCCAAGACCGTGACCACGGACAAGGGCGAGTCCATCGGGTTCGAGAACCTGCTCATCGCCACCGGCGGCATCCCCTTCACCCCGCCCATTCCCGGTTTGGAAGGGAAGGGCGTCTACAACTTCACCAACCTGGCCCACGCCCAGACGCTCATCTCCAAAGCCAAGGAGATAAAACGGGCCGTGGTCATCGGCGGCGGGCTCATCGGGCTCAAGGCCGGTGAATCCCTGTTCGACCGGGGAGTGGACGTGACCATCCTGGAATTGTCCCCGCGCATCCTGAGCCTGGCGTTTGACGAAAACGCGGCCTCCCTGGCCGGATCACGCCTGGAAGAGGTGGGCCTGCACGTTCGTTGCGGCGTTTCCGCCAAGGAAATCCAGCGCGATACGGAGGGCAACCTCAAGGGCGTGCACCTGACCGACGGCGACTTCCTCCAGTGCGACGTGGTGGTCATTGCCATCGGCGTGGTGCCCAACTACGACCTGGCCAAGGACTCCGGCATCGACGTTGATCGCGGCATCAAGGTCAACGACCACATGCGTACCAGCGCGGACTCCGTGTTCGCGGCCGGCGACGTGGCCCAGGCCAAGGATCTGCTGTTCGGCGACGATCGGGTCATCCCCATCTGGACCAACGCCTACAACCAGGGATTCTGCGCGGGCAAGAACATGGCCGGGGCGGACATCACCTTCACCGGGTCCCTGGCCATGAATTCCATCTCCTTTTACGGCCTGCCCACCATTTCCGTGGGCACGGTCAATCCGCCAGAGGGCGACGACGCCTATGAGATCGCCGTGTCCCTGGACGAAAAGAAGAAGAGCTACCGCAAGCTGGTGTTCCACAACGATCACCTGGTCGGTTACGTCCTGGTGGGCGACATCGACATGGCGGGCATGTACACCGCCTTCGTCAAGTTCCAGATGCCGGTCCCGGAGGACGCCAAGAAGCAGATCATGGCCGGTGAGCCGGACGTGCTCATGTGGCCCGACGATTTCTTCAAGGACACCTGGAACCCCGGCGTAGTCGAGCCCGACTAA
- a CDS encoding 4Fe-4S dicluster domain-containing protein, with the protein MKRVYPDKEYCIGCHLCELACITAHSKSKDLIVAYREERTKDGLDSCKKVFEKGDTCVAISCRHCDEPSCVAACISGGLHKDPETGRTVYDREKCVGCWSCLMACPYGAIKRHPTEGKIIKCDLCEGREQGPACVQACPNGALKFEERD; encoded by the coding sequence ATGAAACGAGTTTATCCTGACAAGGAATACTGCATCGGCTGCCATCTCTGCGAGCTGGCCTGCATAACCGCCCACTCGAAGTCCAAGGACCTGATCGTTGCCTACCGCGAAGAGCGGACCAAGGACGGCCTGGATTCCTGCAAAAAGGTCTTTGAAAAGGGCGACACCTGCGTGGCCATCTCCTGCCGCCATTGCGACGAGCCCTCCTGCGTGGCCGCCTGCATCTCCGGCGGACTGCACAAGGACCCGGAAACGGGCCGCACCGTGTACGACCGCGAAAAGTGCGTGGGCTGCTGGTCCTGCCTGATGGCCTGCCCCTACGGGGCCATCAAGCGCCATCCCACCGAAGGCAAGATCATCAAGTGCGACCTCTGCGAGGGCCGCGAGCAAGGCCCGGCCTGCGTTCAGGCCTGTCCCAACGGCGCATTGAAATTCGAAGAAAGGGATTAG
- a CDS encoding glutamate synthase-related protein, translating to MLFQPINKNYHEFCIDRDPDLCINCKVCVRQCSYEAHYWDEARQKVMHDNTKCIGCHRCEALCPTAALNIRNKPSDFRTNNLWRPVFLQNIYKQADTGGVLLAGMGSPVDIPVYWDRMLLDASQVTNPSIDPLREPMELKTFLGAKPRKLDFKVDTKTGKPKLKTKLTPQLELDVPIMFAAMSFGAINFNLHRAMARAATETGTYYNTGEGGLHKSLYKYGANTIVQVASGRFGVHRDYLKAGAGIEIKVGQGAKPGIGGHLPGEKINDKVSETRMVPIGSDAISPAPHHDIYSIEDLLQLIYALKEASEYKAPLSVKIAAVHNVAAIASGIARAGADIITIDGMRGGTGAAPAMIRDNVGIPIELALAQVDQRLRDEGIRNNVSIVAAGGIRCSGDVTKAIALGADAVYIGTATLIAVGCTICGRCYTGKCPWGIATNDTKLSKRQNPDIAAKKLANLIRAWGHEIEEMLGGMGLNSIESLRGNRDKLRGVGISDTELDILGIKHAGR from the coding sequence TTGCTTTTTCAGCCCATCAACAAGAACTACCATGAGTTCTGTATCGACCGGGACCCGGACCTGTGCATCAATTGCAAGGTCTGCGTCCGCCAGTGTTCGTACGAGGCTCACTACTGGGATGAAGCCCGGCAAAAAGTCATGCACGACAACACCAAGTGCATCGGCTGCCATCGCTGCGAGGCCCTGTGTCCCACGGCGGCCCTGAACATTCGCAACAAGCCTTCGGATTTCAGGACCAACAACCTGTGGCGGCCTGTGTTCCTGCAGAATATTTACAAGCAGGCGGACACCGGCGGCGTTCTGCTGGCGGGCATGGGTTCCCCCGTGGACATCCCTGTCTACTGGGACCGCATGCTGCTGGACGCCTCGCAGGTGACCAACCCGTCCATCGATCCCCTGCGCGAGCCCATGGAGCTCAAGACCTTCCTGGGCGCCAAGCCGCGCAAGCTCGATTTCAAGGTGGACACCAAGACCGGCAAGCCCAAGTTGAAAACCAAGCTGACGCCGCAGCTCGAACTGGATGTGCCCATCATGTTCGCGGCCATGAGCTTCGGTGCAATCAACTTCAACCTGCATCGGGCCATGGCGCGCGCCGCCACCGAAACCGGCACCTATTACAATACAGGTGAGGGCGGTCTGCACAAATCATTATATAAATACGGCGCCAACACCATTGTCCAGGTGGCTTCGGGCCGTTTCGGCGTGCACCGCGACTATCTCAAGGCTGGCGCGGGCATCGAGATCAAGGTGGGGCAGGGTGCCAAGCCGGGCATCGGCGGCCATCTGCCCGGCGAGAAGATCAACGACAAGGTGTCCGAAACCCGCATGGTCCCCATCGGCTCCGATGCCATTTCTCCGGCCCCGCACCACGACATCTATTCCATCGAGGACCTGCTCCAGCTCATCTATGCGTTGAAGGAAGCCAGCGAGTACAAGGCCCCGTTGTCGGTCAAGATCGCGGCGGTGCACAACGTGGCCGCCATCGCCTCGGGTATCGCCCGGGCGGGCGCGGATATCATCACCATCGACGGCATGCGCGGCGGCACGGGCGCAGCACCGGCCATGATCCGCGACAACGTGGGCATCCCCATTGAACTGGCCCTGGCCCAGGTGGACCAGCGACTCAGGGACGAAGGCATCCGCAACAACGTCTCCATCGTCGCTGCGGGCGGTATCCGCTGCTCGGGAGATGTGACCAAGGCCATCGCGCTGGGCGCTGACGCCGTGTACATCGGCACGGCCACGCTGATCGCCGTGGGCTGCACCATCTGCGGCCGCTGCTACACAGGCAAGTGCCCGTGGGGCATCGCCACCAATGATACCAAGCTCTCCAAGCGTCAGAACCCGGATATCGCGGCCAAGAAACTGGCCAACCTGATTCGCGCCTGGGGCCACGAGATCGAAGAGATGCTCGGCGGCATGGGCCTCAACTCCATCGAGTCCCTGCGCGGCAACCGCGACAAACTGCGCGGCGTGGGCATTTCCGACACCGAACTCGACATCCTCGGCATCAAGCACGCCGGACGTTAG
- a CDS encoding symporter small accessory protein encodes MLGFGSVEIALAFWLSIASTILCVVYGIVNWNNKGDDKPGGDA; translated from the coding sequence ATGTTGGGTTTTGGCAGTGTCGAAATTGCCCTGGCCTTTTGGCTGAGTATCGCTTCGACCATTCTGTGCGTCGTTTACGGAATTGTGAACTGGAACAACAAGGGTGACGACAAACCCGGGGGGGATGCATAG
- a CDS encoding sodium:solute symporter family protein, with protein MEGKILGVLLYLGVIFYLGYRAWKNTKKSTDYMLAGRSMNPFVLAMSYGATFVSTSAIIGFGGAAGLFGMSLLWLTFLTIFVGIFIAMVFFGKRTRRMGLALDTHTFPELLGRRYKSKFIQQFAGVVIFVFIPVYAAAVLIGICRMLEVAFPAISYGAWLLIVTAIVAMYVVTGGLRAVMYTDAFQGSIMAIMMLILIITTYVMLGGVTEAHQALTDMVALMPEKLLKGGVVGWTTGPHIKSPLGLTIYTTIIYGVGIGVLAQPQLAIRYMTVPSDRELNRAVAIGGIFILLLTGVAFVVGALSNVVFFNDTGNIAIAAAKGNLDRIIPAYIDTYMPGWFSGLFLVAMFAAAMSTMSSQYHVGGTSLSRDFLEQHVKIGNSGSAMKLNRLGVTIAIIATLIWAWLLPGGVIARATAFFFGLCAASFLPIYVLGLYWKGMTKIGAKISMVGGFTFSMFWLLFIHVKEASVIGLCQALTGKVTLVADATPMSWTWLMQYVDPNVVALPVSLVLAVGVSLATRRMEQKHLDLCWDGLC; from the coding sequence ATGGAAGGCAAAATCCTCGGCGTGCTCCTGTATCTCGGCGTCATTTTCTATCTCGGCTACCGGGCATGGAAAAACACCAAAAAGTCAACCGATTACATGCTCGCTGGTCGGTCCATGAATCCGTTTGTACTGGCCATGTCCTATGGCGCCACCTTTGTCTCCACCTCGGCCATCATCGGTTTCGGCGGCGCTGCCGGGCTGTTCGGCATGTCTCTGCTCTGGCTGACCTTCCTGACCATCTTCGTCGGCATCTTCATCGCCATGGTCTTTTTCGGCAAACGCACCCGGCGCATGGGCCTTGCCCTCGACACGCATACTTTCCCCGAACTCCTGGGCAGGCGCTACAAATCCAAATTCATCCAGCAGTTCGCCGGTGTGGTCATCTTCGTCTTCATCCCGGTCTACGCTGCGGCCGTGCTCATCGGCATCTGCCGCATGCTCGAGGTGGCCTTCCCGGCCATCAGCTACGGTGCCTGGCTGCTGATCGTCACCGCCATCGTGGCCATGTACGTGGTCACAGGCGGACTCAGGGCGGTCATGTACACAGACGCCTTCCAGGGCTCCATCATGGCGATCATGATGCTCATCCTCATCATTACCACCTACGTCATGCTGGGCGGCGTGACCGAAGCACACCAGGCTCTCACCGACATGGTCGCCCTGATGCCCGAAAAGCTTCTGAAAGGCGGCGTGGTCGGTTGGACCACAGGTCCGCACATCAAGTCGCCCCTTGGCCTGACCATCTACACGACCATTATCTATGGCGTGGGCATCGGCGTCCTGGCCCAGCCCCAGCTTGCCATCCGCTACATGACCGTGCCCAGTGACCGCGAGCTCAATCGCGCAGTGGCCATCGGCGGCATTTTCATCCTGCTGCTGACCGGGGTAGCCTTTGTGGTCGGCGCCCTCTCCAATGTGGTATTCTTCAATGATACCGGCAACATCGCCATTGCCGCAGCCAAGGGCAACCTGGACAGGATCATCCCGGCCTACATCGACACCTACATGCCCGGCTGGTTCTCCGGCCTCTTCCTGGTGGCCATGTTCGCGGCCGCCATGTCCACCATGAGCTCCCAGTATCACGTGGGCGGCACGTCGCTGTCCCGCGACTTCCTCGAGCAGCACGTCAAGATCGGCAACAGCGGCTCTGCCATGAAGCTCAACCGGCTGGGCGTGACCATCGCCATCATCGCCACCCTGATCTGGGCCTGGCTGCTGCCCGGCGGCGTCATAGCCCGGGCCACGGCCTTCTTCTTCGGCCTGTGCGCGGCTTCCTTCCTGCCCATTTACGTTCTGGGCCTGTACTGGAAAGGCATGACCAAGATCGGTGCCAAGATATCCATGGTCGGCGGATTCACCTTCTCCATGTTCTGGCTGCTCTTTATCCACGTCAAGGAGGCCTCGGTCATCGGTTTGTGCCAGGCCCTCACGGGCAAGGTCACCCTGGTGGCCGACGCGACCCCCATGTCCTGGACCTGGCTCATGCAGTACGTCGATCCCAACGTGGTCGCCCTGCCCGTGTCCCTGGTCCTGGCCGTAGGCGTCAGCCTGGCCACCCGACGAATGGAACAAAAGCATCTTGACCTGTGCTGGGACGGCCTCTGTTAA